A genomic segment from Coccinella septempunctata chromosome 3, icCocSept1.1, whole genome shotgun sequence encodes:
- the LOC123310197 gene encoding rhodopsin-like, with amino-acid sequence MANDTNLNETVVILMDDAGYIASALALLIIGVLGFFLNLFVIILMLRDKQLWTPLNIILFNLVCSDFSVSIFGNPFALLSALAHGWIFGTMMCQIYGFFMSLLGITSITTLTVLAFERYMMVSRPFQNYIISRRSATILVLGIWTYSLALTVPPLVGWGKYVNEAANISCSINWETQTLNAMSYICYLFIFGLFIPVTIIVFSYINIVVQMKQNSIKMGQVRKAEKRIAYMVLLMIILFMVAWTPYAVLALLIQFGDASSLSPGIRVIPSLLAKSSICYNPIVYVGLNAQFQQSWKRRKQNSSNMSESYNICVTKYIPQNTDSPLKIQRKLDSSVIESRGDSKRRVAHLTLPVHRDVDANKNDGEKCEVTQV; translated from the exons ATGGCGAATGATACTAACCTCAACGAAACAGTGGTAATTCTGATGGATGATGCTGGATACATAGCATCGGCATTGGCTTTATTGATTATAGGAGTTCTGGGCTTCTTTCTCAATCTTTTCGTGATAATCTTGATGCTCAGAGATAAGCAG CTTTGGACGCCTTTGAATATCATACTATTCAATTTGGTGTGCAGTGACTTTTCGGTTTCCATCTTTGGGAATCCTTTCGCTCTTCTGTCTGCACTAGCTCACGGTTGGATCTTCGGAACTATGATGTGCCAAATATACGGATTCTTCATGTCACTTTTAG GTATAACATCGATAACGACTCTCACCGTACTTGCCTTCGAAAGATACATGATGGTCTCGAGACCTTTTCAAAACTACATAATCAGCAGAAGAAGTGCCACGATTCTGGTTTTAGGAATTTGGACTTATTCCCTTGCGCTGACAGTGCCACCTCTGGTTGGATGGGGTAAATATGTGAACGAAGCTGCAAATATCAG CTGTTCCATCAACTGGGAGACGCAAACGCTAAACGCCATGAGCTATATTTGCTACCTCTTCATTTTTGGACTGTTTATTCCCGTAACAATTATAGTCTTCAGCTACATAAACATCGTAGTGCAAATGAAACAG AATTCTATCAAAATGGGCCAGGTAAGGAAAGCCGAGAAAAGGATTGCCTACATGGTACTTTTGATGATCATTCTGTTCATGGTAGCTTGGACACCATATGCTGTGTTGGCACTGCTGATACAATTCGGGGATGCTTCTTCCCTATCCCCAGGAATACGAGTAATTCCGTCCCTTTTAGCTAAGAGCAGTATCTGCTATAATCCAATTGTATACGTCGGTCTGAACGCTCAG TTTCAGCAATCCTGGAAGAGGAGAAAGCAAAATTCTTCAAACATGAGTGAGAGCTACAATATTTGCGTGACCAAATATATACCACAAAACACGGATTCTCCATTGAAAATTCAACGAAAATTGGATTCCTCTGTGATAGAATCGAGAGGAGACA